The proteins below come from a single Pogoniulus pusillus isolate bPogPus1 chromosome 39, bPogPus1.pri, whole genome shotgun sequence genomic window:
- the C39H1orf116 gene encoding specifically androgen-regulated gene protein yields MPKKELGMAGCNSGSCDSMVSTASNHSQRSDNSYDYLSVEEKECLMFLEETIGSLDAEADSGVSTDETDYVEPSELPGMWRKRDSSAQDLENGAPLPPVGHKHAADQRSSKNISASSSPAAAAAPSPAHRSLPRSIAVANGASDSQATVHTVEEEAVPGEKASQVAKEDRLDQANTRSQLKSLGTLIIQPPAPFQDELVSHEWSRTSRSGAKRETATETKSWTAWGQAEKATSEAAPQDHDAKRGPPTAPKPRKLPPNIVLKTSRPSSVPLAAEPSQRTKAAPPPAATSQPSPAADAAAADKLNSGHLDPKDREKAHREALQKLGLSQDGREPSSHLQPNPQPPTHPHPREMPFPSAGEPEAGCGAAERSVPGVRQMTFKSNTLERSGVGLSSYMASTKEQNAKTSSSLGKMSFIERLAPSFLRSSRPRPVSLGAGKDFAALKEQAEQEKSSKRRSHPLQSFPRPPRSCVSVKISPKGSTDENRREALKKLGLLKE; encoded by the exons ATGCccaagaaggagctggggatggctgGCTGCAACTCTGGCAGCTGTGACAGCATGGTCAGCACAGCTTCCAACCACTCACAGCGT AGTGATAACAGCTATGACTACTTGTCTGTGGAAGAGAAAGAGTGTTTGATGTTCCTAGAAGAAACCATTGGCTCACTGGATGCAGAAGCAGACAGTGGAGTCTCCACTGATGAGACTGACTACGTGGAGCCCTCCGAGCTGCCTGGGATGTGGCGTAAGAGAGATTCCAGTGCCCAGG ATTTGGAAAACGGGGCCCCTCTTCCCCCTGTAGGTCACAAACACGCAGCTGATCAGAGAAGCAGTAAGAacatctctgcctcctccagcccagctgcagcagcagctccaagcccAGCTCACCGCAGCCTTCCAAGGAGCATCGCTGTAGCAAACGGAGCTTCTGACAGCCAAGCGACTGTGCACAcggtggaggaggaggcagtgccaggggagaaagcttcccaggtggccaaggaggacAGGCTCGACCAAGCCAACACAAGGAGCCAGCTGAAGTCCCTGGGGACTTTGATTatccaacccccagctcccttccagGATGAGCTGGTGAGCCACGAGTGGTCCCGGACCAGTCGCTCGGGTGCCAAGAGGGaaacagccacagagaccaagAGCTGGACTGCCTGGGGCCAGGCAGAGAAAGCCACATCAGAAGCAGCTCCTCAGGACCACGATGCCAAGCGTGGGCCTCCAACTGCCCCCAAGCCACGCAAACTGCCACCTAACATCGTCCTGAAGACCAGCAGACCCAGCTCAGTGccgctggctgcagagcccagccagaggaCCAAAGCAGCTCCTCCACCCGCGGCCACctctcagcccagccctgctgctgatgctgctgctgctgacaagcTGAACTCGGGGCACCTGGACCCCAAGGACAGGGAGAAAGCCCATCGGGAGGCACTGCAGAAGCTTGGGCTGTCACAGGACGGGAGGGAGCccagcagccacctccagcctaaccccCAGCCCCCCACCCATCCCCATCCCAGGGAGATGCCCTTCCCCAGCGCTGGGGAGCCAGAGGCAGGCTGTGGGGCAGCAGAGAGGTCGGTGCCAGGCGTCCGACAGATGACCTTCAAATCCAACACCCTGGAGCGCTCCGGCGTGGGGCTGAGCAGCTACATGGCCAGCACCAAGGAGCAGAACGCCAAGaccagcagctccttgggcaAGATGTCCTTCATCGAGCGGCTCGCCCCCAGCTTCCTCCGCAGCAGCCGGCCCCGGCCGGTGTCGCTGGGAGCGGGGAAGGACTTCGCGGCTCTGAAGGAGCAGGCggagcaggagaagagcagcaagcgGCGATCccatcctctgcagagcttccccaGGCCGCCTCGCTCCTGCGTCAGCGTCAAGATCTCCCCCAAGGGCTCGACCGACGAGAACCGGCGAGAGGCGCTGAAGAAGCTCGGTCTGCTGAAGGAGTAG